CTGCGCGGTGATATCCTTCTCGATGGCGGTGATCTTGCCGCCGTTAACCGCGATGTCTACGCCCGTTTCACCAGTGGTCAGAACAACGTTTTTTACAAGTAAATCCAGAGACATAACAGTGCCTTTTTATTTTTATCGGGTCTCAGCTTAACGCTGTCCGCGGAAATAGGGTTGCAGCAGAGCGCGGGGATAATCCGCTTTGCGAGCCACAAGAACCAGCGCGATAATGGAAAGCAGATACGGGATCATCAGGAACACCTGAGATGGAATGACCGCACCGACTTCATTCTGTAAACGGATCTGGAATGCATCGAACGCGCCAAAGAGTAATGCCCCTAGCAAGGCCTTGCCCGGACGCCAACTTGCGAACACCACCAGCGCGATACAAATCCAACCACGACCGTTGATCATGCCAAAGAAGAACGCATCAAACGCCGACATGGTGAGGAACGCGCCGCCCAATGCCATCAGTGCAGAGCCTGCCATGATCGCGCCAATGCGCAGGGCGAAAACGGAAAGGCCCTGTGCTTCAACAGCCGATGGGTTATCCCCCACCGCACGGATCGCCAGACCCAACGGCGTGCGATAGAGCACGTAACTGACCAACAGGACCATGGCGAGCGCAAGGAATGTCATCGCGGTTTGCTGGAACAGAGCTGGACCGATGAACGGGAGGTCGGAAAGGAACGGGATATCAAGCGGTTGGAATGCCTCAATACGCGGCGGGCTGGTCACTTTTGGCAAGGCAGTGCGGTAGGTGAAGTAGCTCACTGAGGTGGCGAACATGGTTATACCAAGCCCGGAAACGTGCTGAGACAAACCCAGCGGAACTGTCAATATCCCATGCAGCAACCCAAAGAATGCCCCTGCCAAGGCGGCTGCAAGAATACCGCCCCACAGGCCAGCACCAAGCCAGACAGCCATCCAGCCACACATAGCGCCAACAACAAAAATGCCCTCGATGCCGAGATTCAGAACACCAGCACGTTCACAGACCAATGCACCGAGCACACCGAAGATAAGCGGAGTTGCTATGCGGATTGCAGCAGCCCAGAAATTGGCGGAGAGAAGAATATCAATGTATTCCATGGCTTAAGCCTCCCCTTTGACGGCAAGTCGTGTCTTTTTGGGGTGCACGAAACGCACCTTGAAGCGAACGAACAGGCTGGAAACCAGCACACAAAGCAATGACGTGGCAACCACAAGATCTGCGATGTAACTCGAAACGCCCATGGCACGGCTCATGCTATCAGCTCCCACAAACACGGCAGCGATGAACATGGCAGCGACCACCACACCAATGGGTGAGAGGCCTGCAAGCATTGCCACCACAACACCGGTGTAACCAAAGCCCGGAGATATATCGGCAGTCAAATAGCCTTTCAAACCAGCAACTTCACTCACGCCCGCAAGACCGGCGAGTGCACCGGAAATTAAACCGACTTTGATAAACGTGGACGTTACCGGGATACCAGCATGCTTTGCAGCAGAGACGTTTTCTCCGGTGGCGCGGATCTCAAATCCCCAGACGCTGCGCTTCATCATAACGTAAATGACCAAAGCCGACACCAGAGCAATCACCAGCCCCCAATGCACCCGCATACGAGCCATCATTTTTGGAAGGGTCGCAGCAGCTGTCATCGGTTCAGACTGCGGCCACCCCATGCCCATCGGGTCTTTCATCGGACCTTCCAGCATCATCTGCACAACCAGCAGCACAACGAAGTTCAACAGAAGAGTTGTTACCACCTCATCCGCGCCGAGACGTGTTTTCAGCAGTGTTGGTATCAACATCAGCGTGCCGCCCGCAATCATGCCTGCCAATATAATCAGCGGGATCATGATGTAAGGCGGCGCTGTGATAGCGCCAGAGCCGATGGCAACAGCAGCGAGCGCTCCCACATAGAGCTGACCTTCTGCGCCGATATTCCAAAGCTTTGCACGGAAGGCAACGCTCACTGCTAAGCCGGTGAAAATGAGCGGTGTTGCACGAGCCAACAGCTCTGAAAATGCGAATTTGGAGCCGAACGCGCCTTTGAACATATACCCGTAGGCGGCGAACACTTCTCCCCCAGCAGAGGCAATTGGAATTGCTGCCAGAGCAAGCGCCGCGATGCCCGCTAAGACAGGGAGTGCAAAGGCATAAAGTGAAGACACGTTGCTTCGAGGTTCAAACCGGATCATGCTGCTTGTTCCCCTTTGGTGGAGTGTCCTGCCATCATCAGGCCGACCTGTTTTTTGTCCAGCTCTTCCGTCATTATTGGCTCGCTCACATGACCACGATGGATCACGGCGATGCGATCTGACAGTTGGAAGAGTTCATCCAGATCTTCCGAGATGAGAAGAACACCAGCGCCTCTATCTCGCGCTTCCTGCAAACGGCGATGAACATCCGCCGTTGCACCAACATCCAGCCCGCGAGATGGTTGAGCTGCCAATACAATGGCCGGCTCCTGATCCAGCGTTCTTGCCAGAACGATCTTCTGGATATTCCCACCTGAGAGTAAACGAGAGACGGCCAAAGGACCGGAGCAGCGAATATCGTAGGCCTTGATAGCCTCTTCAGCGCGCTTGCGAATTTCATTGAAGCGCAGCAGACCGAAACGCTGATAAGCAGGTTTGCGGATTTCCTCCAGAACGAGGTTTTCCTCCACAGACATGGCTCCGACGATGCCGTCGTGATGTCTATCTTCTGGGATACGCGCTACGCCGGATTTAATGGCAGCCGCTGCATTTGCTTTGAGTGGTTTGCCGCTCAGCGTTACGGTGCCCGCTGTTGGCTCTACCAAGCCAGAGAGGACTTTTGCCAGCATGCTCTGTCCGTTACCGGAAACCCCTGCAAGACCGATGATTTCGCCTTTGCGGAGTGCTAGATTGATGTTCTCAATCTGCTCACGGCCTTCGCCAGCGCTCACCCCTTTGAAGATTAGAGTTTCATCCTCCGGGTACCCCGGTTTGCGCTCTGCTGTCTGCACAGAATGGCCCACCATCACCTCTGCAAGCATATGGCGATCGCATTCAGATGTCGGGAGGTCAGCAACAATGCGCCCTCCTCTCAAAACAGCAACGCGATCGGATGCACCCAGAACCTCTACCATTTTGTGGGAGATAAAGATGATGGCCATGCCTTTGGCTGCAAGCAACTTCAGGGTTTTGAAAAGACTATCGGATTCCTGCGGCGTGAGAACCGCGGTTGGTTCGTCCAGCACCAAAATTCTGGCATCCCGATACAGAGCTTTGAGGATCTCGACGCGTTGACGCTCGCCCACTGCGAGCTTGGAAACACGGAGATCTAAATCCACTTCAAGGCCGGAACTCTGCATCAGTTCCTTGAGCTTTGCCCTCGCTTTGGAGCGGCTGAATTTACGGGCAAAAAGCTTCTCCGTGCCAAGGACGATATTCTCTAGGCCCGAGAGATTTTCTGCCAATGTGAAGTGTTGGTGGACCATGCCAATTCCGGCTGCAAGTGCAGCCTGCGGTTCACCCGGTTCCAAGTCCACAAGGATTCCAGAGGGATGACGGACCATGACACGTCCCTCATCTGCCACATAGTGACCGAAGAGGATGTTCATGAGCGTGGTTTTACCTGCCCCGTTCTCACCAAGCAATGCAACAATCTTACCCGCATGCAGGTCAAGATTGACGTTTCCATTAGCAACCAGATCTCCAAAGATCTTGGTGATGTTTTGCAGAGAAAGCAGCGGATGCCCGGTCTCAGTTTCTGGCATGGGATACCCTTAGACTGATGAGGAAAATAGCGTATTTAGACAGCAAGAAGGGCCGAGATATCCTCCCGGCCCTCTTCATATTACATGGAGGACTTTGGTTCTTCGTCGTTGATCTCAACGGTGAAGGAGCCATCCAGAATGGTTGCCTCAACAGCTTTGACTTTACCGAGAAGCTCAGCATCAACCAGTGCATCGTCGACGACCAATGAGCCACCACCTTGGTTCATGAAGGAGTATTTGCCGTAGTCTTCAGCTTTGAAGGAACCAGCCTTAACAGCTGTAATCGCTGTATCTACAGTTGGTTCCATATGCCAAATCGCAGAGGCGAGAATGGTGTTCGGGTAATCTGAAGCTGTGTCGATCACGTTGCCGATTGCGAAGATGCCTTTTTCTTTAGCAGCATCAGATACACCAAAGCGTTCTGCGTAAAGCACGTCCGCACCCGAATCGATCATAGCGTAAGCTGTTTCTTTTGCTTTTGGCGGATCGTACCAGGAGTTGATGAAGTTCACGGTGAACTTAACATCTGGGTTCACAGCCTTAGCGCCGTTCATGAATGCGTGCATCAGGCGGTTTACTTCAGGAATTGCGAAGCCACCAATCATGCCAATTTTGCCTGACTTGGTTTTCGCACCCGCGATCATACCGGAGAGGTAGGATGGCTCGTGAATGAAGTTGTCAAACACGGAGAAGTTTGGTTCAACAGCCGGGAACGAGGATCCCATAAGGAACGCCGTATCAGGGTATTCCGCAGCAACATTGCGAGCTGCACGCTCTACTGCAAACGCTTCGCCTACGATGAGCTGGTTGCCCGCTTCAGCATATTCACGCATGACGCGTTCATAATCAGTGTTTGCTGTATTCTCGGAGTAAACGTAGGTGATCTCACCGCGCTCAGCTGCTGCATTCAGCGCTTGGTGAATGCGGCCAACCCATTGTTGCTCAACAGGAACAGTATAAATAGCTGCAACCTTGAGAGGTTCAGCGGCCAAAACCTTTGCCGGAGAAGAAACCGTAATAACGGCCGCAAAAACAGCCACGGCTGCGAGTACGGAACGTCTCACAATGCCGTTCAAACGTGTTGCAAACATGCACACCCCCTGAAATCAAATATTTACGCAGGGCTACAGATCAGACTGCAGCCGCAATCTGCCCTATCTCGCATTTTATGTGAAAGTGTCCTGAGAAGGACAAAGGCATTAAAATGGCTGTATACGAGACAAAGCGGCTAATGACTAGATGCATCAGAAGTATTTTTGCATGACCTACGCGTAATTTAATGCAGAACACACAGTACTTTTCTTATGGTATTCAGGTATTTAGCGACGCAATAAATATTAATTTAAAACAACTTAGCTGTGGATTTAGAACAGCATCACTAAAACGCACGAATCGAAGCAACATTTTTAAATTTTACTGTCCGGTCAAATAATTTCAATCAATAATATTTCACATTATTTTCCAGAGCATGAAAAATAGTTTATCACGCATCTGTTTTGTTCAAGATGGCTAATTTTGAGGCAGGAATCAGATTGATTTCATGCGGAAATTCCCGATTTTTGCGCAAAAAGTGCGCAGAAAGGCATAAAGGAAATTACCTGGAGGAGTTTGGGAATAGTTGTGAAAGCAGCACAAATTTGTGCGGTTTAACGGCTCGGAGCTTGGCCTAGAACGAGAAGTACTTCGCTGCACCTCTCGTTTTCACTTAGGAAAAGCGCGTTAGGCAATGATGGTTGCAGCTTCCCAATCAGTGAGGATCTTCATGATCTGGCGACTGTCTTCCATGGACGGTGCCGGACGTTCCAGCATCTTCTCACCTGCATCAATCGCAGTACGGATAGCACGAATCTGATAGACAAAGGCATTGCTGTCTGCTGTGATGACACGCGTATCACCGGGCTGCTCATAGGGTGTTACGGTGAAAGTATTACCTTCTGCCTCAGGCAGCCATGGATTGGAATTCACCACGAGACTTGCTTTAGACCCCAGCACCGTAAAAGCGGAATGCAGGCCATAATCTTCTGCTGTGTGAAGCTGGCAGGCGACACCGTTGCTGAACTGCAGCGTTGCTGCTGTCTCGCAGATATTTCCATCTGCACCGCGTCGTCCCATAGCTGAGATCTTATAGCTCTCAAATATGCTACTTTGGAAAGCTGTTTGCAGCAGTAAGTGCATCAATGATGTTGGGTAACACCCGAGGTTATAAAGCGCTCCTTTGCTTTCCGGGTTCACAAACCGAGCAATAGAAGCACAATACTCAGCGGAGATTGAATGGATCTCACCTAGTTCACCAGAGGCAACCACATCTCGAAGAGCAGTGGCAAATGGGTGGTTCAGATACATCAACCCTTCAACGAAGAAAACATTGTTTTCCGCAACAGCTTTTAACGCCTGATCTGTTCTCTCCATATCCACGGAGAGTGATTTTTCGCAGAGGATGGCTTTGCCCGCATTCGCTGCCTTGATGACATATTCATGGTGAACGTGGTTAGGCAGGGCAACATAGATGATATCAACGGCTTCATCATCAATAAGCTCGTCAAAGTCATCAAAGGTGTGTTCTACGTCGTATTTCTCAGCGAAAACTTTTAGAGGAACTTCTGAGCGTCCTGCAACAGAGTGTATCCGTGTAGACCCTTCCTCCTGAATGGCGTCTGCCATCGTCAAGGAGATGAAGCTTGTTCCCAGAAAGCCCCAGTTCAGTTTCGGCATTGTTTCTCTCCAGAACACAGGATCCCAAGAACATCAGGGGAAGCGATTGGACAATCACTTCTAATCACATTCGCGCGTGTAGAAAACACTATTCATCAATGAGTTAACGATTATCCAACCTAATAAAGTGCGACAAAGATGCACTTTATGCGATCACACGCAGTGCTACTGCACCAATGGGCTATCCGTTCCTGCGATATTTATTCCCTTTATCTCGGAGGCACCTGCCAAAATACCAATGTACTGCGATACGGCTCGCGACCAGCTTGCTGCCTCCAGCCATGCGCGAATTGTTTCCTCTACATGCTCAAACGGCAGGATGTTTCCTTCAATTTTCCGATTGAGGGCAATGATATGGTAGCCGAATTTGGAGTCCACCGGTTCACTGGTGATCTGCCCTACTTGCAAGGTTTGGAGAGCTGCTTCGAATTCTGGAACTGTGCTGCCTTTGGTCAGCTGCCCCAGATTTCCGCCTTGCTCTTTAGAGGGACAAGCAGAGTATTCCCGCGCGAGGTCCGCAAAGGCTTCTGGTTTGTCACTGAGAACCTTGATCACATCCATCGCTCGCGCTTTGGCAATACTGCGAGCTGTTTGTTGCTCAGACCCTGCGGAGAACAAGATGTGCCGAGCCTCATAGATTGGCTCTGAGCTGAAACGTGCCTTGTTGTTTTCATAATAGCGCTGGCACTCATCTTGAGAGGCTAGCGGAACTTCGACCTCAATCTCAATCAGCTCGCGAATGGCTGCATCCTCCATCGTTTCGCTGCCTTCCGCCAAAGTTTCAGGAGATGCGCTGATACCCAGAACTCTTGCTTGTTGGAGCAGGAGTTCGCGGACCACCAATGCCCGCGCAGCCGCTTGGACGGCTTGACCCGGATTTTCAGCGGGATGATTTTGGGCCTCTGCCAAAATGTCCAGTTCAGGGATTTCGACGCCATTCACCGACACTTCACTGAGGACTGGGTTACTTTTAGGTGGAACCTTGGTACTCGGCAGGTCGAGACCTGCCGGAACACCGTCTGCACCAAGGTTTGGATTGGTATACAGATTAGCCATTATCCCTCACTCTGCCGGATTACGTGGATTGTTGGAATTGCGTTCGCGCACAATTTGATAGCCGGGACGCCATAGGTACCGGACAGGTGCGCTGAGCATGTGAACCAAGCGTGTGAACGGAAAGATCAGCAGGATTGTTAAGCCCACAAAGAGGTGTAGCTTAAAGATCCAGGATGCATCACTCACATTATTTGCGGCACTGCCGTTAAAGGTGAATATACCTTGCGCCCAGCTCATAAACTTCACCATCTCTTCGCCATTCAGATGCATGAGAGAAACTGGGATCGTTCCCAGACCTAACAGCAACTGGAAGCCCAGTAAGCAGATGATGAAGGTGTCCATGGTGCTGGACGTGGCGCGAACCCTTGCATCATAAAGCCTGCGATGAATGAGCATTCCTGCGCCAACAATCGCCATAAGGCCTGCGATACCGCCAACAACAACGGCTAGAACCTGCTTGGCACCATGGCTGATGCCGACCAGATCAAACAAGACGATTGGGGTAAGCAAGCCGACGAGGTGGCCGAAGAAGATAATCAGCACGCCCACATGGAAGAGGACGGATCCCCACATCAGCTGCTTGCGGCGGAGGAGCTGGCTTGAGCCGGCTCGCCAACTATAAGGCTCGCGGTCATACCGGATGATTGTTCCCACAATCAAAACCGAAAGGGCGATGTACGGATATATTCCGAAGAACAACGTGTTGAAGAAGCCAGACATCACTAGTTCTCCCCTTGCATGTTCTGGGTCGTTACTTCTGGCGGACGTCTGTCCGCCGCTCTCATCTGCATTCTCAGGCGGTCGGGACCACAACTGCCTTCGCCTGCATTTCCGCCAAATTTGACGGCCTCTTCCTGCCAAATGCGATCCATCGCTTCCAGATCATTTGGATCATCTTCCGGCACAGCCAGAATGTCGGAGAGAAGCTCTTGTGACGGCTCAGCTTTGCTGATCTCAGAGACCGCGGCAAAGGCGTTGGAGTAGATTGAGCCCTTCTTTTTGAGCCGTACTCTCAAGGCTTCAAAGATATGCGCTGTCTGACCCAACATTTCCTGCGCTTCTGGAAAGGATTGGTGAGCAAGATATTCAAGGAACAACGGAATGAAGTCCGGTAACTCTGTGGTATCGACCGCAAATCCGTTCTTCAAATACATATCTCGCAGGTCAACCAGTGCCTGACCACGATCCCGGCTTTCACCATGCACATGCTCAAACAGGTGTAGTGAATGAGAGCGCGTGCGATCAAACAGGAAGACGTATCGTTCCTGTGCGTCGTAAATATCCTGCTTTGCCAGATCATCGCACAAGTTACCGAAAAACTTTTGTGCTTTTGCGGTGAGCAGCTTATCAGTACTCACCGCCTGCTTGAGTGCAGGCAGGTCATCCAGGAGCGCTTGAGTTGGGTAGTTCAACAGAAGAGACAGGACTTTTAAGGAGACTATCATCAGCGCATCTCCTTGAAGATATCGGTTGGTGTTTGAACTGTCTTTTTGCGTGTACCGCCAAAGAGGTCTGTGCCATCGCTGCCACCAGAACACCCATTGCCGAAGGAGAAACCACAGGAGCCACGAGCATCGTAGGCATCCTCGGAGATTTCACGGTGCGTGGTTGGGATAACGAAGCGATCCTCATAGTTGGCGATGGCCATGATCTTGTACATGTCCTCGATCAACTCATTGGTCAGGCCAACCTTTTCGGCGATAGTCTCATTGATCACCCCATCAACTGACTTGGACCGCATATACGAGCGCATGGCGAGCATCCGTTCCAATGCGGTGACGATTGGCTCGTCTTTCCCGGCTGTCAGAAGATTGGAGAGGTAGCGAACCGGGATGCGCATTGAGCGAACATCCGGCAAATCACCATCCCAACCGATCTTGCCAGCTTCTGCTGCTGACTGGATTGGGGAAAGTGGCGGGATGTACCAAACCATTGGCAAAGTGCGGTATTCTGGATGCAGTGGGAAGGCCACCTTCCAGTCAATCGCCATTTTGTAAATTGGAGAGGCTTTGGCCGATTTTATCCAGTCTTCCGGGATGCCATCTTTTCGGGCTTGCTCAATCACTTTTGGGTCATGTGGATCGAGGAAGACTTCAAGCTGCTTCTCGTAGAGGTCTTTTTCATCCTCGGTGGACGCAGCCTCCTCAATCTTATCCGCGTCATAAAGGATCACACCGAGATACCGGATACGACCGACGCAGGTTTCCGAACATACAGTTGGTTGACCGGCTTCAATGCGTGGATAGCAGAAAATGCATTTTTCTGATTTGCCTGAAGACCAGTTGAAATAGATCTTCTTGTAAGGGCACCCAGAAACACACATACGCCAACCACGGCATTTTTCCTGATCAATCAAGACGATACCATCATCTTCACGTTTGTAGATCGCACCGGAGGGGCACGCTGCAACACAGGTTGGGTTGAGGCAATGCTCACAAAGGCGCGGCAAGTACATCATGAAGGTGTTTTCGAACTCGCCGTAGATTTCCTTTTCAATGCCTTCGAAATTGTAATCTTTTGAACGCTTGGAGAACTCACCACCAAGGATTTCTTCCCAGTTTGGTCCCCATTCTATCTTTTCTATACGCTCCCCTGTAATCGCTGATTTTGGGCGAGCGGTTGGCATTTGTGCGCTTTCTTTAGCGCTTTGCAAATGTTCATAGTCGAAATCGAAGGGCTCGTAATAATCATCAATTTCGGGAAGATCAGGATTGGCGAAAATCTTTGCCAGAATACGCCATTTGGACCCCATCTTCGGGATGATCTTACCATTGCGCTTGCGGATCCAACCGCCATTCCATTTCTTCTGGTTTTCCCAGTCTTTGGGATAGCCAATGCCGGGTTTGGTTTCCACGTTGTTGAACCAAGCGTATTCCATGCCTTCACGGTTCGTCCAAACGTTTTTACAGGTGACGGAACAGGTGTGGCAGCCAATACACTTATCCAGATTCATCACCATTCCGACTTGTGCGCGGACTTTCATTCTGCGGCCTCCTGAGAACCATTATCCAATGGCTCTTCCATCCAGTTCACTTTTTCTAGTTTGTGAACGACAACGAACTCATCCCGGTTGGAACCAACCGTTCCATAGTAGTTGAAGCCATATGATTGGTGAGCGTACCCACCAATCATATGAGTTGGTTTGGTAACAGTTCTGGTGACCGAGTTATGGATACCGCCACGCTGCCCGGTGAGCTCTGATCCCGGCGTATTCACGATCTTTTCCTGAGCGTGATACATGTAGATCGTGCCTTCTTTCATGCGTTGGGAAACCACGGCACGGGCGACGAGCGCGCCATTGATGTTGAACACCTCAACCCAATCA
The window above is part of the Pseudovibrio sp. Tun.PSC04-5.I4 genome. Proteins encoded here:
- the narI gene encoding respiratory nitrate reductase subunit gamma, encoding MSGFFNTLFFGIYPYIALSVLIVGTIIRYDREPYSWRAGSSQLLRRKQLMWGSVLFHVGVLIIFFGHLVGLLTPIVLFDLVGISHGAKQVLAVVVGGIAGLMAIVGAGMLIHRRLYDARVRATSSTMDTFIICLLGFQLLLGLGTIPVSLMHLNGEEMVKFMSWAQGIFTFNGSAANNVSDASWIFKLHLFVGLTILLIFPFTRLVHMLSAPVRYLWRPGYQIVRERNSNNPRNPAE
- a CDS encoding ABC transporter permease, which encodes MEYIDILLSANFWAAAIRIATPLIFGVLGALVCERAGVLNLGIEGIFVVGAMCGWMAVWLGAGLWGGILAAALAGAFFGLLHGILTVPLGLSQHVSGLGITMFATSVSYFTYRTALPKVTSPPRIEAFQPLDIPFLSDLPFIGPALFQQTAMTFLALAMVLLVSYVLYRTPLGLAIRAVGDNPSAVEAQGLSVFALRIGAIMAGSALMALGGAFLTMSAFDAFFFGMINGRGWICIALVVFASWRPGKALLGALLFGAFDAFQIRLQNEVGAVIPSQVFLMIPYLLSIIALVLVARKADYPRALLQPYFRGQR
- a CDS encoding peptidylprolyl isomerase, which gives rise to MANLYTNPNLGADGVPAGLDLPSTKVPPKSNPVLSEVSVNGVEIPELDILAEAQNHPAENPGQAVQAAARALVVRELLLQQARVLGISASPETLAEGSETMEDAAIRELIEIEVEVPLASQDECQRYYENNKARFSSEPIYEARHILFSAGSEQQTARSIAKARAMDVIKVLSDKPEAFADLAREYSACPSKEQGGNLGQLTKGSTVPEFEAALQTLQVGQITSEPVDSKFGYHIIALNRKIEGNILPFEHVEETIRAWLEAASWSRAVSQYIGILAGASEIKGINIAGTDSPLVQ
- a CDS encoding ABC transporter permease, which codes for MIRFEPRSNVSSLYAFALPVLAGIAALALAAIPIASAGGEVFAAYGYMFKGAFGSKFAFSELLARATPLIFTGLAVSVAFRAKLWNIGAEGQLYVGALAAVAIGSGAITAPPYIMIPLIILAGMIAGGTLMLIPTLLKTRLGADEVVTTLLLNFVVLLVVQMMLEGPMKDPMGMGWPQSEPMTAAATLPKMMARMRVHWGLVIALVSALVIYVMMKRSVWGFEIRATGENVSAAKHAGIPVTSTFIKVGLISGALAGLAGVSEVAGLKGYLTADISPGFGYTGVVVAMLAGLSPIGVVVAAMFIAAVFVGADSMSRAMGVSSYIADLVVATSLLCVLVSSLFVRFKVRFVHPKKTRLAVKGEA
- a CDS encoding BMP family protein, coding for MFATRLNGIVRRSVLAAVAVFAAVITVSSPAKVLAAEPLKVAAIYTVPVEQQWVGRIHQALNAAAERGEITYVYSENTANTDYERVMREYAEAGNQLIVGEAFAVERAARNVAAEYPDTAFLMGSSFPAVEPNFSVFDNFIHEPSYLSGMIAGAKTKSGKIGMIGGFAIPEVNRLMHAFMNGAKAVNPDVKFTVNFINSWYDPPKAKETAYAMIDSGADVLYAERFGVSDAAKEKGIFAIGNVIDTASDYPNTILASAIWHMEPTVDTAITAVKAGSFKAEDYGKYSFMNQGGGSLVVDDALVDAELLGKVKAVEATILDGSFTVEINDEEPKSSM
- a CDS encoding Gfo/Idh/MocA family oxidoreductase, translating into MPKLNWGFLGTSFISLTMADAIQEEGSTRIHSVAGRSEVPLKVFAEKYDVEHTFDDFDELIDDEAVDIIYVALPNHVHHEYVIKAANAGKAILCEKSLSVDMERTDQALKAVAENNVFFVEGLMYLNHPFATALRDVVASGELGEIHSISAEYCASIARFVNPESKGALYNLGCYPTSLMHLLLQTAFQSSIFESYKISAMGRRGADGNICETAATLQFSNGVACQLHTAEDYGLHSAFTVLGSKASLVVNSNPWLPEAEGNTFTVTPYEQPGDTRVITADSNAFVYQIRAIRTAIDAGEKMLERPAPSMEDSRQIMKILTDWEAATIIA
- a CDS encoding ABC transporter ATP-binding protein, which encodes MPETETGHPLLSLQNITKIFGDLVANGNVNLDLHAGKIVALLGENGAGKTTLMNILFGHYVADEGRVMVRHPSGILVDLEPGEPQAALAAGIGMVHQHFTLAENLSGLENIVLGTEKLFARKFSRSKARAKLKELMQSSGLEVDLDLRVSKLAVGERQRVEILKALYRDARILVLDEPTAVLTPQESDSLFKTLKLLAAKGMAIIFISHKMVEVLGASDRVAVLRGGRIVADLPTSECDRHMLAEVMVGHSVQTAERKPGYPEDETLIFKGVSAGEGREQIENINLALRKGEIIGLAGVSGNGQSMLAKVLSGLVEPTAGTVTLSGKPLKANAAAAIKSGVARIPEDRHHDGIVGAMSVEENLVLEEIRKPAYQRFGLLRFNEIRKRAEEAIKAYDIRCSGPLAVSRLLSGGNIQKIVLARTLDQEPAIVLAAQPSRGLDVGATADVHRRLQEARDRGAGVLLISEDLDELFQLSDRIAVIHRGHVSEPIMTEELDKKQVGLMMAGHSTKGEQAA
- the narH gene encoding nitrate reductase subunit beta, producing the protein MKVRAQVGMVMNLDKCIGCHTCSVTCKNVWTNREGMEYAWFNNVETKPGIGYPKDWENQKKWNGGWIRKRNGKIIPKMGSKWRILAKIFANPDLPEIDDYYEPFDFDYEHLQSAKESAQMPTARPKSAITGERIEKIEWGPNWEEILGGEFSKRSKDYNFEGIEKEIYGEFENTFMMYLPRLCEHCLNPTCVAACPSGAIYKREDDGIVLIDQEKCRGWRMCVSGCPYKKIYFNWSSGKSEKCIFCYPRIEAGQPTVCSETCVGRIRYLGVILYDADKIEEAASTEDEKDLYEKQLEVFLDPHDPKVIEQARKDGIPEDWIKSAKASPIYKMAIDWKVAFPLHPEYRTLPMVWYIPPLSPIQSAAEAGKIGWDGDLPDVRSMRIPVRYLSNLLTAGKDEPIVTALERMLAMRSYMRSKSVDGVINETIAEKVGLTNELIEDMYKIMAIANYEDRFVIPTTHREISEDAYDARGSCGFSFGNGCSGGSDGTDLFGGTRKKTVQTPTDIFKEMR
- the narJ gene encoding nitrate reductase molybdenum cofactor assembly chaperone — translated: MIVSLKVLSLLLNYPTQALLDDLPALKQAVSTDKLLTAKAQKFFGNLCDDLAKQDIYDAQERYVFLFDRTRSHSLHLFEHVHGESRDRGQALVDLRDMYLKNGFAVDTTELPDFIPLFLEYLAHQSFPEAQEMLGQTAHIFEALRVRLKKKGSIYSNAFAAVSEISKAEPSQELLSDILAVPEDDPNDLEAMDRIWQEEAVKFGGNAGEGSCGPDRLRMQMRAADRRPPEVTTQNMQGEN